The following DNA comes from Mesorhizobium sp. B2-1-8.
CCGTTTGAAGCGCTTCGACGTACGCTTCTTCATGATCTTTGTATTCATTAGTCTTTCGCGCTCGCGACACAAGCAAAAGCCTAGCTTGGTGGTGATCAAGCATAAAGGTGTCGTAATAACTCATCTCTCTTGCAAGGCTTTTTGCTGTATCAAGCCTCCTTTGAGAAAGCTCGTATTCCCCGTTAATGTAAAGAGCTATACTGTATTGCTGCCAAAAATGTATGTTACTCTTCTCTATCCCGGTGTCTGCGAACGATCGGAACAAAGATATGATACTGTCAAGATCTGGTGCGCCGCCAGGCTGAACAAGTATCCTCTGCAAACTTCCATACTGCATTACATCTCGTCTGAAATCGCTAAACTCGTGGTTTCCAAATTCAGATGATTTCACAAATGAGTTTTCAATCACGGACTTGATACGATCTGCGCGGAACAAGGACTTCAACATCTCTCTGGAAAATATGGAGGACGGAACTGCATACTCGCCATTCTTTATGTATATAATATTGAAATTACCATATAAAAAGTTTACAGAAGCTAGGTCGTAAGAGCGCTTAGAAATAAGCTTATTTATGATGTTTATCTTCGCCGACCTGCCAAGATATGAATATATCATGGACAGAATCACTAGGTCTGTAAGAGATTCACTAATCCAATCAATTCTGGCAACTTCATTGTGCAGCACGTCTAAAAGGCGTCTCTGATGGAGGTGGCCGATGGATAAGGTTCTAAATTCTCCCTTGCATTCTTTCAGGACATATCTTTGCTTTTCTGCAATCCCCCTCCCTTGAAGATCTCCCCAAAGCCCATGTCTGTCATAGATTTGGTTAAGGTCATTAAATTCGGAAATAGACAATGTCGGTCGGCGTGGACGAGGTGAAACCGCTTTCCCTCCTCTATGGAAGCTACGATGCTGTCTTGAATTTCCCTTTTTAGCAGAACTGGAGAGCTGCTTGTTCGATCAAACTCAGCCAATTCCAAGTTGTGGTGACCGAAAAAATGTACGTCTTCTGCGGCCTTAGAAGAAGCTATATCTATCGGTGTAATTTCTGAGATCTTTCGCAGAAACTGAGGTATTGCAACCTCGGACGCTCTCTCCGCGTACGGAGGGACCAGACGGCTAAATTCTTCTATTCCGCCAAAATATATGTTTCCGTACTCGGCGAGTCTGTATTTGAGTTCCTCGTTATCTTCACTATCTTTTCTTAATATAAAGAATGTCTTGTCTTTTGTGTATGGTGATTTACTTAGTATTTTCTCGATATGCCAATCAGAAAGGCTAAAGCCGCAGAAGAAAATCGCTGAAGACGTCTCTATGTCTCTCTGTAAAAAATCCCAATATTTATGGTTAGTTTCATATGACGCGTACTGCTCTCTGGTTAGAAGGAGTGCATCTCTGTAGTCATTTTCATTTAGGTCGTCAATAAATCCATGAAGATGGACAATAGGGATTTGTACATCGTAGAACTGAAAGGGAGAGTAAGGCGAAATCGGCCGTAATCCTATATTTATATCCCTTTCTACTAGCTCAACGCAATCGTCATAGTTCGTTGTATATATTGATCTCCAATTTGAAAATAGCGTTTTCCTATGCCATTCTTTGTATTTTAAAACTTTAACGTTGGATCTCATTAAGTTTACGTATTCATTTACTCTGCTCGCTGTAGGGCTCCTTAGATATTCTCTGGCTGTTATATCTAAAGGTAGCGAGGGTGACATCCCAACTTTCGTCGCGAAGATCTCGCTAAGTTTCTTAACGGAAGGTACCGGCTCTTTGTCTACGGCCACCAATTCCGAACTAAAGCCAGCTCCTAAGAACAAGGTGGCTTTCCCGATCGAGATGAACCTTACCGCAGTTTCGATTTCCATTGATACCCCGCTCCCTATCGAAAATAGAGAAGGGTGGCTCGGAGTTGTCAAGCCTTATCGTGTGTTAAAAATCGCAAACACTTCTAGCCAAAATACTCCTGCAGCGGCCTAACTTCCAAACTCCCCGCCTTCAGCGCGGCGATCGCCTCCGCCACCGCGGCCGCACCTGACAGCGTCGTGTAATACGGCACCTTCTGCATCAGCG
Coding sequences within:
- a CDS encoding SIR2 family NAD-dependent protein deacylase — protein: MEIETAVRFISIGKATLFLGAGFSSELVAVDKEPVPSVKKLSEIFATKVGMSPSLPLDITAREYLRSPTASRVNEYVNLMRSNVKVLKYKEWHRKTLFSNWRSIYTTNYDDCVELVERDINIGLRPISPYSPFQFYDVQIPIVHLHGFIDDLNENDYRDALLLTREQYASYETNHKYWDFLQRDIETSSAIFFCGFSLSDWHIEKILSKSPYTKDKTFFILRKDSEDNEELKYRLAEYGNIYFGGIEEFSRLVPPYAERASEVAIPQFLRKISEITPIDIASSKAAEDVHFFGHHNLELAEFDRTSSSPVLLKREIQDSIVASIEEGKRFHLVHADRHCLFPNLMTLTKSMTDMGFGEIFKGGGLQKSKDMS